The Streptomyces sp. NBC_01353 genome contains a region encoding:
- a CDS encoding thiolase family protein — protein MSIRDVYIVDAVRTPIGKFGGALSSVRPDDLAAHVVKALVDRTPDLDPARIDDVYFGDANGAGEDNRDVARMAVLLAGLPTSVPGVTVNRLCGSGLEAVIQAARAVALGDASVAIAGGVESMSRAPWVLQKPERAFPAGHQQLHSTTLGWRMTNPRMPAEWTVGLGEGAELVADKHGITREQQDAFALASHQKAAAAWGKGLYDGEVVPYGDVDLARDECIRDTTSIEALAKLKPSFRSEGGTVTAGNASPLNDGAAALLLVDEDGLRETGREPLARIRASAVTGIEPQLFGLGPVEAVRRALEKSGRSFADLTTFELNEAFAAQSLGCLAEWPELDPEIVNPRGGAIAIGHPLGASGARLAGSVAHQLAAAGSGTGLAALCIGVGQGLALVLER, from the coding sequence ATGAGCATCCGCGACGTCTACATCGTCGACGCCGTCCGTACGCCGATCGGCAAGTTCGGGGGCGCGCTCTCCTCCGTGCGGCCCGACGACCTCGCCGCACACGTGGTGAAGGCGCTCGTGGATCGTACGCCCGACCTCGACCCGGCCCGGATCGACGACGTCTACTTCGGCGACGCCAACGGCGCGGGCGAGGACAACCGCGACGTGGCCCGCATGGCCGTTCTGCTCGCCGGGCTCCCCACCTCCGTCCCCGGCGTCACCGTCAACCGCCTCTGCGGCTCGGGTCTCGAGGCGGTCATCCAGGCCGCCCGCGCCGTCGCGCTCGGCGACGCCTCTGTGGCGATCGCCGGCGGTGTCGAGTCGATGTCCCGCGCCCCCTGGGTCCTGCAGAAGCCCGAACGCGCCTTCCCGGCCGGCCACCAGCAGCTCCACTCCACGACGCTGGGCTGGCGCATGACCAACCCGCGGATGCCCGCCGAGTGGACGGTCGGGCTCGGCGAGGGCGCGGAGCTCGTCGCCGACAAGCACGGCATCACCCGTGAGCAGCAGGACGCGTTCGCCCTGGCCAGCCACCAGAAGGCCGCCGCGGCATGGGGCAAGGGGCTCTACGACGGCGAGGTGGTGCCGTACGGGGACGTGGACCTCGCTCGCGACGAGTGCATCCGCGACACCACCTCGATCGAGGCTCTCGCCAAGCTGAAGCCCTCGTTCCGGAGTGAGGGAGGCACGGTCACCGCGGGCAACGCCTCGCCGCTCAACGACGGTGCCGCGGCCCTCCTCCTGGTCGACGAGGACGGGCTGCGGGAGACCGGCCGCGAGCCGCTGGCGCGCATTCGCGCCTCCGCCGTCACGGGGATCGAGCCGCAGCTCTTCGGCCTCGGTCCGGTCGAGGCGGTCCGGCGCGCCCTTGAGAAGTCGGGACGCTCCTTCGCCGACCTGACGACGTTCGAGCTGAACGAGGCGTTCGCCGCCCAGTCGCTCGGCTGCCTCGCCGAGTGGCCGGAACTCGACCCCGAGATCGTCAATCCGCGCGGCGGCGCCATCGCCATCGGTCACCCGCTGGGCGCCTCCGGGGCGCGGCTCGCCGGCTCGGTGGCCCACCAGCTCGCCGCGGCGGGCTCGGGCACCGGCCTCGCGGCCCTCTGCATCGGCGTCGGCCAGGGGCTGGCGCTGGTCCTGGAGCGCTGA